A genomic window from Bordetella genomosp. 9 includes:
- a CDS encoding DUF1045 domain-containing protein has product MPRAYRYAVYLAPVGAWREIGAAWLGRDEETGQRLARAREDDPRLDAWTDAPRHYGLHATLKPPFRLRTGTTANALDAAVRALARTRTPFGIALTLRALRGFLAWCLPDDAATHARVRALADRVVRDLDPFRAPPTPMEIARRRPDQLTLPQQRMLAEWGYPYVFDTFTFHITLTGNLGATELEHAQELLRARAGGMLDAPMPVEAISVYVQPGADEPFIVARHYGFDGTVRDGAGAGHMDDDAS; this is encoded by the coding sequence ATGCCGCGAGCCTATCGCTATGCCGTTTATCTTGCCCCGGTCGGCGCCTGGCGTGAAATCGGCGCGGCCTGGCTGGGCCGCGACGAAGAAACCGGGCAGCGCCTTGCGCGCGCGCGGGAAGACGATCCCCGGCTGGACGCCTGGACCGATGCGCCACGCCACTACGGCCTGCATGCCACGCTCAAGCCGCCCTTCCGGCTGCGCACCGGCACCACGGCCAACGCGCTGGATGCGGCGGTGCGCGCGCTGGCGCGCACGCGTACGCCTTTCGGCATCGCCCTGACCCTGCGCGCGCTGCGCGGCTTCCTGGCATGGTGCCTGCCGGACGACGCGGCCACGCACGCGCGCGTACGCGCGCTGGCCGACCGCGTGGTGCGGGACCTGGATCCCTTCCGGGCCCCGCCCACGCCGATGGAAATCGCCCGGCGCCGCCCCGACCAGCTGACCTTGCCGCAACAGCGCATGTTGGCCGAATGGGGTTATCCGTACGTGTTCGACACCTTCACCTTCCACATCACGCTGACTGGCAACCTGGGCGCGACCGAGCTGGAGCATGCGCAGGAATTGTTGCGTGCGCGTGCTGGCGGGATGCTCGACGCGCCCATGCCGGTCGAGGCCATCAGCGTCTATGTCCAGCCCGGCGCCGACGAGCCCTTCATCGTGGCGCGGCATTACGGTTTCGACGGCACGGTGCGGGACGGGGCCGGGGCGGGCCATATGGACGACGATGCGTCATGA
- a CDS encoding alpha-D-ribose 1-methylphosphonate 5-triphosphate diphosphatase: MYTDSTPPSFLRGISGRRVLTAQGVGPACLAFEQDRIGGVCIGADPADAEFDAGDLLVLPGIVDLHGDAFERAVMPRPGVAFPYDGALLDVDRQLLANGITTEFHGVTLSWEGGLRGEPYALSMFDALERMQRLLGARHHVHLRFETHHVAGVETAQAWIRAGKVRFLALNDHLPSMTKRLGDDRKLLQYAERAECDLDTFQDRIRAAMQSADAVAGAMRELTDCAREAGLEVASHDDRDPATRRYYHQLGCKVAEFPLTIEAAQVARSLGDSIVFGAPNVVRGGSHTNAPDATEMIRAGLCDILASDYYYPAQLNAVMKLAHRGILPLEQAWALVSRNPARAAGLRDRGALDAGMMADAIVVDDSVPDVPRVCAAIVGGRLRYAARQFDARLAHADA, encoded by the coding sequence ATGTACACAGACAGCACGCCTCCCTCCTTCTTGCGCGGCATCAGCGGCCGCCGGGTATTGACCGCACAAGGCGTGGGCCCGGCCTGCCTGGCCTTCGAACAGGACCGCATCGGCGGCGTCTGCATCGGCGCGGACCCGGCGGACGCCGAATTCGACGCCGGCGACCTGCTGGTGCTGCCCGGCATCGTGGACCTGCATGGGGACGCTTTCGAGCGCGCGGTCATGCCGCGCCCGGGCGTGGCATTCCCCTATGACGGCGCGCTGCTCGACGTCGACCGGCAATTGCTGGCCAACGGCATCACCACCGAATTCCATGGCGTGACGCTATCCTGGGAAGGCGGCCTGCGCGGCGAACCCTATGCGCTCAGCATGTTCGACGCGCTGGAGCGCATGCAGCGCCTGTTGGGCGCCCGCCATCACGTGCACCTGCGCTTCGAAACGCATCACGTCGCGGGCGTCGAGACCGCGCAGGCGTGGATCCGCGCGGGCAAGGTGCGCTTCCTGGCCTTGAACGACCATCTGCCCAGCATGACGAAACGCCTGGGCGACGACCGCAAGCTGCTGCAGTATGCCGAGCGCGCGGAATGCGACCTGGACACCTTCCAGGACCGCATCCGTGCCGCCATGCAGTCGGCCGACGCCGTCGCCGGCGCCATGCGCGAATTGACGGACTGCGCGCGCGAAGCCGGCCTGGAAGTCGCTTCGCATGACGACCGCGACCCGGCCACGCGGCGCTATTACCACCAGCTGGGCTGCAAGGTGGCGGAGTTTCCCTTGACCATCGAGGCGGCGCAGGTGGCGCGTTCGCTGGGCGATTCGATCGTCTTCGGCGCGCCCAACGTCGTGCGCGGCGGCAGCCATACCAACGCGCCGGACGCCACCGAAATGATCCGCGCCGGCCTGTGCGACATCCTCGCGTCCGACTACTACTACCCTGCCCAGCTCAACGCGGTGATGAAGCTGGCGCACCGCGGCATCCTGCCGCTGGAACAGGCCTGGGCACTGGTGTCGCGCAACCCGGCGCGCGCCGCCGGCCTGCGCGATCGCGGCGCGCTGGACGCCGGCATGATGGCCGACGCCATCGTGGTGGACGACAGCGTGCCGGACGTCCCGCGCGTCTGCGCCGCCATCGTCGGTGGCCGGCTGCGCTATGCCGCGCGGCAATTCGATGCCCGCCTTGCCCACGCCGACGCGTGA